Proteins encoded by one window of Kribbella flavida DSM 17836:
- a CDS encoding MFS transporter translates to MPTSTEPVQKRTPIARVVGASLVGTTVEWYDFFLYGVAASVVFGDLFFPKGEQLTGTLLSFATFAVGFFARPIGGVVFGHFGDRIGRKNLLVLSLLMMGLATFAIGLLPTYAQVGALAPILLTVLRLIQGFALGGEWGGAVLIVSEHGDPARRGFWASWPQAGAPAGQLLANGVLAGLAAFQSDAAFNSWGWRIPFLLSAVLVLVGLWVRLRIEESPLFQQARAKQEPAERIPFVEVITKYPREIFTAMGARMAENVSYYIFTIVIATYAKEHLGLGKSFALNAVLIGAAIHFCAIPLWGALSDRIGRRPVYLLGATGVGIWAFVFIAFVDTRNFALATLAVTVGLVLHGAMYGPQAAFFTELFGTRVRYSGVSVGYQLASIVAGGLAPFIAVALLKAYDSGYAISIYVAACSVISIVAVTSYGETSKRDLATV, encoded by the coding sequence ATGCCCACGTCCACAGAACCGGTCCAGAAGCGGACCCCGATCGCCCGGGTGGTCGGTGCCAGCCTGGTCGGCACCACCGTCGAGTGGTACGACTTCTTCCTGTACGGCGTCGCCGCGTCGGTCGTGTTCGGCGACCTGTTCTTCCCCAAGGGCGAGCAGCTCACCGGCACCCTGCTCAGCTTCGCCACCTTCGCCGTCGGCTTCTTCGCCCGGCCGATCGGCGGCGTGGTCTTCGGTCACTTCGGCGACCGGATCGGACGCAAGAACCTGCTGGTGCTGTCCTTGCTGATGATGGGTCTGGCCACCTTCGCGATCGGCCTGCTGCCGACGTACGCGCAGGTCGGCGCGCTGGCCCCGATCCTGCTGACCGTGCTGCGGCTGATCCAGGGCTTCGCGCTCGGCGGCGAGTGGGGCGGTGCGGTGCTGATCGTGTCCGAGCACGGCGATCCGGCCCGGCGCGGGTTCTGGGCGTCCTGGCCGCAGGCGGGCGCGCCGGCCGGGCAGCTGCTCGCAAACGGCGTACTGGCGGGGCTCGCGGCCTTCCAGAGCGACGCCGCGTTCAACTCGTGGGGCTGGCGGATCCCGTTCCTGCTGTCGGCCGTGCTGGTCCTGGTCGGGCTCTGGGTCCGGCTGCGGATCGAGGAGTCGCCGCTGTTCCAGCAGGCCCGGGCCAAGCAGGAGCCGGCCGAGCGGATCCCGTTCGTCGAGGTGATCACGAAGTACCCGCGCGAGATCTTCACCGCGATGGGCGCCCGGATGGCCGAGAACGTCAGTTACTACATCTTCACGATCGTGATCGCCACCTACGCCAAGGAGCACCTCGGCCTGGGCAAGTCGTTCGCGCTGAACGCGGTGCTGATCGGCGCCGCGATCCACTTCTGCGCGATCCCGCTGTGGGGAGCGCTGTCGGACCGGATCGGCCGCCGGCCGGTGTACCTGCTCGGGGCGACCGGCGTCGGGATCTGGGCCTTCGTCTTCATCGCCTTCGTGGACACCAGGAACTTCGCCCTGGCCACGCTGGCGGTGACCGTCGGGCTGGTGCTGCACGGAGCGATGTACGGGCCGCAGGCAGCGTTCTTCACCGAGCTGTTCGGCACCCGGGTCCGGTACTCCGGGGTCTCGGTCGGCTACCAGCTGGCGTCCATCGTCGCCGGTGGGCTGGCGCCGTTCATCGCGGTCGCGCTGCTCAAGGCGTACGACTCCGGCTACGCCATCTCCATCTACGTGGCGGCGTGCTCGGTGATCTCGATCGTCGCGGTGACCAGCTACGGCGAAACCAGCAAACGCGACCTGGCCACGGTCTGA
- a CDS encoding SDR family NAD(P)-dependent oxidoreductase, translating to MTTPRRALVTGAASGIGAACAQRLAADGMRVIAVDYDADGLQAVAGDGIEAVQADLADLERLADLPTDVDVLVNNAGVQLVAPVEQFPPERFGYILRLMLESPFRLIRQSLPHMYGRGWGRVVNISSVHGLRASPFKSAYVAAKHGLEGLSKVVALEGAPHGVTSNCVNPAYVRTPLVTAQLADQAALHGLTEAEVLDKILLEPVAVKRLIEPAEVAELVALLCGPASASLTGSSFVLDGGWTAH from the coding sequence ATGACCACCCCACGTCGTGCTCTCGTCACCGGCGCCGCCTCCGGGATCGGCGCGGCCTGCGCCCAGCGGCTCGCCGCCGACGGGATGCGCGTGATCGCGGTCGACTACGACGCCGACGGTCTGCAGGCCGTTGCCGGCGACGGCATCGAGGCGGTCCAGGCCGACCTGGCCGACCTGGAGCGGCTGGCCGACCTGCCGACCGACGTGGACGTGCTGGTGAACAACGCAGGCGTCCAGCTGGTCGCTCCGGTCGAGCAGTTCCCGCCCGAGCGGTTCGGCTACATCCTGCGACTCATGCTGGAGTCGCCGTTCCGGCTCATCCGGCAGTCGCTGCCGCACATGTACGGCCGGGGCTGGGGCCGGGTGGTCAACATCAGCTCGGTGCACGGACTGCGCGCCAGCCCGTTCAAGTCGGCGTACGTCGCGGCCAAGCACGGGCTGGAAGGTCTCAGCAAGGTGGTCGCGCTCGAAGGCGCGCCACACGGCGTCACCAGCAACTGCGTGAACCCGGCGTACGTCCGGACGCCGCTCGTCACCGCCCAGCTCGCCGACCAGGCCGCGCTGCACGGCCTGACCGAGGCAGAGGTGCTGGACAAGATCCTGCTCGAACCGGTCGCGGTCAAGCGGCTGATCGAGCCGGCCGAGGTCGCCGAGCTGGTCGCGCTGCTCTGCGGCCCGGCCTCGGCCTCACTCACGGGGAGCTCGTTCGTCCTCGACGGCGGCTGGACCGCCCATTAA
- a CDS encoding rhamnogalacturonan lyase yields the protein MSIFSVRWRPAAVLLTALTLATGATAVPAAHAGHTRPQLERLDRGLVATTTSEGVFLSWRLLGPEATGHSSRGLTGANFAVYRDGRRIATVTDSTNYRDPDGTQTSRYRVTSLVNGRERERSPEVSPWTGGHRDLPLRKPADGVTPAGEAYTYAANDLSVGDVDGDGQYEYVVVWNPSNAKDVSQVGYTGKVFVDTYEADGTLLHRLDLGVNIRAGAHYTQFLVYDFDGDGRSETMLKTAPGTKVIRYDRSGRVTSERYITMPKADRRAGYSHQDDYRVSRTDYYEHLVDLFLQWHQQPEVKSGQWPASLEAAFGIPVKYSYPLSRADATALVDYFMDVYAPGRSARNQLRAFEGFILSGPEYLSVFRGSDGKELETIRYEPGRADDGLRWGDYAMSRIEPGNRVDRFLAGVAYLDGTHPSAVFARGYYTRTTLAAYGWNGRKITKRWAVDSGWTPMTNPFNDSPHGRDGTDPQYGSITTQGFHSLSAADVDLDGRQEIVYGSATIDDDGSVLYSSKDVLPPGSASPGAVAKLGHGDAMHVTDIDPQRPGQEIFTVHEGATSAPYGYALRDARTGQVIYGEYSGRDTGRGMVGDIVPEEPGLETWATRLRTADGDALGTAIPGTNQSIRWAADMTTQIVDGAGTVTPTVKDWRRGTLLTATGTLTNNGTKGNPSLVADVLGDWREELLVRTADSSAIRIYLSTELTDRKLYTLMHDPQYRVEVARQNTAYNQPSYTSFYLGSDIDWAKVPLSR from the coding sequence ATGTCGATCTTTTCCGTCCGGTGGCGCCCAGCCGCCGTCCTGCTCACCGCCCTGACACTCGCCACCGGTGCTACCGCCGTGCCCGCCGCCCACGCCGGGCACACCAGACCGCAGCTGGAACGTCTCGATCGCGGACTGGTCGCCACGACGACCAGCGAAGGCGTCTTCCTGAGTTGGCGTCTGCTCGGTCCGGAGGCGACCGGCCACTCCAGCCGCGGCCTGACCGGCGCGAACTTCGCCGTGTACCGCGACGGCCGCAGGATCGCCACTGTCACCGACAGCACCAACTACCGCGACCCCGACGGCACACAGACCTCCCGTTATCGCGTCACGTCCCTGGTGAACGGCCGCGAGCGGGAGCGCAGTCCGGAGGTGTCCCCGTGGACCGGCGGCCACCGCGACCTGCCGCTGCGCAAGCCCGCTGACGGCGTCACTCCGGCGGGTGAGGCCTACACCTACGCCGCCAACGACCTGAGCGTCGGCGACGTGGACGGCGACGGCCAGTACGAGTACGTCGTGGTCTGGAACCCGTCGAACGCCAAGGACGTGTCCCAGGTCGGCTACACCGGCAAGGTGTTCGTCGACACCTACGAGGCCGACGGCACGTTGCTGCACCGGCTCGACCTCGGCGTGAACATCCGGGCCGGCGCCCACTACACCCAGTTCCTGGTCTACGACTTCGACGGCGACGGCCGCTCGGAGACGATGCTCAAGACCGCACCGGGCACCAAGGTGATCCGCTACGACCGCTCCGGCCGTGTCACCTCCGAGCGCTACATCACCATGCCGAAGGCGGACCGCCGCGCCGGCTACTCGCACCAGGACGACTACCGGGTCAGCAGGACCGACTACTACGAACACCTGGTCGACCTGTTCCTCCAGTGGCACCAGCAGCCCGAGGTGAAGAGTGGCCAGTGGCCGGCCTCGCTGGAGGCGGCCTTCGGCATCCCGGTCAAGTACAGCTACCCGCTGTCCCGCGCGGACGCCACCGCCCTCGTCGACTACTTCATGGACGTCTACGCCCCCGGCCGCAGCGCCCGGAACCAGCTCAGGGCCTTCGAAGGCTTCATCCTGAGCGGACCGGAGTACCTGAGCGTCTTCCGCGGATCGGACGGCAAGGAGCTGGAGACCATCCGGTACGAGCCCGGCCGTGCGGACGACGGGCTCCGCTGGGGCGACTACGCGATGTCCCGGATCGAGCCCGGCAACCGCGTCGACCGCTTCCTGGCCGGGGTGGCCTACCTGGACGGCACGCACCCCTCCGCCGTCTTCGCCCGCGGCTACTACACCCGTACGACGCTCGCGGCGTACGGGTGGAACGGCCGGAAGATCACCAAGCGCTGGGCGGTCGACAGCGGCTGGACCCCGATGACGAACCCCTTCAACGACAGCCCGCACGGCCGCGACGGCACCGATCCGCAGTACGGGTCGATCACCACGCAGGGGTTCCACTCGCTCAGCGCGGCCGACGTGGACCTGGATGGCCGGCAGGAGATCGTCTACGGCTCCGCCACCATCGACGACGACGGCAGCGTGCTCTACAGCTCCAAGGACGTGCTGCCGCCGGGCAGCGCGAGTCCCGGAGCAGTCGCCAAGCTGGGGCACGGCGACGCGATGCACGTGACCGACATCGACCCGCAGCGGCCGGGCCAGGAGATCTTCACCGTGCACGAGGGCGCCACCTCCGCGCCGTACGGGTACGCGTTGCGCGACGCCCGGACCGGTCAGGTGATCTACGGCGAGTACTCCGGTCGCGACACCGGCCGAGGCATGGTCGGTGACATCGTGCCGGAGGAGCCCGGCCTGGAGACCTGGGCGACGCGCTTGCGCACCGCGGACGGCGATGCGCTCGGTACGGCGATCCCCGGCACGAACCAGAGCATCCGCTGGGCTGCTGACATGACCACACAGATCGTGGACGGCGCAGGGACTGTCACGCCGACCGTCAAGGACTGGCGACGCGGCACGCTGCTCACCGCCACCGGCACGCTGACGAACAACGGCACCAAGGGCAACCCGTCGCTGGTCGCGGACGTCCTCGGTGACTGGCGCGAGGAGCTTCTGGTCCGCACGGCCGACAGCAGCGCGATCCGGATCTACCTGAGCACCGAGCTGACCGACCGCAAGCTCTACACGCTGATGCACGACCCGCAGTACCGGGTGGAGGTGGCGCGGCAGAACACGGCGTACAACCAGCCGTCGTACACCAGCTTCTACCTGGGCTCCGACATCGACTGGGCGAAGGTGCCGCTCAGCAGGTGA
- a CDS encoding FdhF/YdeP family oxidoreductase — protein MVDIEQPKKKAAGVPAVLSSFKFGLREMGPARTGKVFAKMNQDGGFDCPSCAWPDPDHKRKHAAEFCENGAKAVAWEATRKRVPRSFFAENSIDDLFRISEYELGKLGRITEPLLLRAGADHYEPVGWDEAFDVVARHLRALDSPDDAVFYTSGRTSNEAAFLYQLLVRAYGTNNLPDCSNMCHESSGTALTRVIGSGKGAVTLEMLEEAELIVVVGQNPGTNAPRMLSHLEVAKKHGADIVSVNPLPEPGLMNFKNPQRPSGWVGKGTALADQHLQIRIGGDQALFLAVGHLLLEAEAAAPGTVLDKEFLERHTSGYELYAKHNAELDWPAVELATGLSRAEIEQFTQRFLKSKATVICWAMGLTQHREAVATITEIVNVLLLQGNIGKPGAGPCPVRGHSNVQGDRSMGIWEKMPESFLERLDNEFAFTAPREHGVDATATVQRLREGSVRVFFAMGGNFAMATPDTAVVHQGLRACDLTVQVSTKLNRSHTVTGREALILPTLGRTDHDHTAAGPQSVTVEDSQGAVHLSTGNLVPPAPDLLSEVQIVCALAQRLVPDVGEIPWSDFAKDYSLIRQRIGRTCDGYENFEDRLRANEGGFLLAHAARDHREFKTSDAKAQFSVNDLTWLPTEPGRLLLQTMRSHDQFNTTIYGLEDRYRGVHGTRDVVFVNPADLDELGLRDGQLVDIVSEFAGVERRAPGFRLVSYPTARGCVAAYYPETNVLMSADDVAKESNTPVAKGLTVRLEPAAS, from the coding sequence ATGGTCGACATCGAACAGCCGAAGAAGAAGGCGGCCGGCGTCCCGGCCGTGCTCTCGTCGTTCAAGTTCGGGCTGCGCGAGATGGGGCCGGCCCGCACCGGCAAGGTCTTCGCGAAGATGAACCAGGACGGCGGCTTCGACTGCCCCTCCTGCGCCTGGCCCGATCCCGACCACAAACGCAAGCACGCGGCCGAGTTCTGCGAGAACGGCGCCAAGGCGGTGGCCTGGGAGGCGACCCGCAAGCGGGTGCCGCGCAGCTTCTTCGCCGAGAACTCGATCGACGACCTGTTCCGGATCTCGGAGTACGAGCTGGGCAAGCTGGGCCGGATCACCGAGCCGCTGCTGCTGCGGGCCGGCGCCGACCACTACGAACCGGTCGGCTGGGACGAGGCGTTCGACGTGGTGGCCCGGCACCTGCGCGCCCTGGACTCGCCCGACGACGCCGTCTTCTACACCTCGGGCCGGACCAGCAACGAGGCCGCCTTCCTGTACCAGCTGCTGGTCCGCGCCTACGGCACCAACAACCTGCCGGACTGCTCGAACATGTGCCACGAGTCCTCCGGTACGGCGTTGACCCGGGTGATCGGCAGCGGCAAGGGCGCCGTCACGCTGGAGATGCTCGAAGAGGCCGAGCTGATCGTCGTGGTCGGCCAGAACCCCGGCACCAACGCGCCCCGGATGCTCAGCCACCTGGAGGTCGCGAAGAAGCACGGCGCCGACATCGTCTCGGTCAACCCGCTGCCCGAGCCCGGCCTGATGAACTTCAAGAACCCGCAGCGCCCGTCCGGCTGGGTCGGCAAGGGCACCGCGCTGGCCGATCAGCACCTGCAGATCCGGATCGGCGGCGACCAGGCCCTGTTCCTTGCCGTCGGCCACCTTTTGCTCGAGGCCGAGGCGGCCGCGCCGGGAACGGTGCTGGACAAGGAGTTCCTGGAGCGGCACACCAGCGGGTACGAGCTGTACGCCAAGCACAACGCGGAGCTCGACTGGCCGGCCGTCGAGCTGGCGACCGGGCTGAGCCGGGCCGAGATCGAGCAATTCACCCAACGGTTCCTGAAGTCCAAGGCGACCGTGATCTGCTGGGCGATGGGACTCACCCAGCACCGGGAGGCGGTCGCGACGATCACCGAGATCGTCAACGTCCTGCTGCTGCAGGGCAACATCGGCAAGCCCGGCGCCGGGCCGTGCCCGGTCCGCGGGCACTCCAACGTGCAGGGCGACCGCAGCATGGGCATCTGGGAGAAGATGCCGGAGTCCTTCCTGGAGCGGCTCGACAACGAGTTCGCCTTCACCGCACCGCGCGAGCACGGCGTCGACGCCACCGCGACGGTCCAGCGGCTGCGGGAGGGCTCGGTGCGGGTTTTCTTCGCGATGGGCGGCAACTTCGCGATGGCGACGCCGGACACCGCGGTCGTGCACCAGGGGTTGCGCGCGTGCGACCTGACCGTCCAGGTGTCGACCAAGCTGAACCGCTCGCACACCGTGACCGGGCGGGAGGCGCTGATCCTGCCGACTCTCGGCCGGACCGACCACGACCACACCGCGGCCGGACCGCAGTCGGTGACGGTCGAGGACTCCCAGGGCGCGGTGCACCTGTCGACCGGCAACCTGGTCCCGCCCGCGCCCGACCTGCTGTCGGAGGTGCAGATCGTCTGTGCGCTGGCGCAGCGGCTGGTGCCGGACGTCGGCGAGATCCCGTGGAGCGACTTCGCCAAGGACTACAGCCTGATCCGGCAGCGCATCGGCCGGACCTGCGACGGCTACGAGAACTTCGAGGACCGGCTGCGGGCGAACGAGGGCGGCTTCCTGCTCGCGCACGCGGCCCGGGACCACCGCGAGTTCAAGACGTCGGACGCGAAGGCGCAGTTCAGCGTGAACGACCTGACCTGGCTGCCGACCGAGCCCGGGCGGCTGCTGCTGCAGACGATGCGCAGCCATGACCAGTTCAACACCACGATCTACGGACTGGAGGACCGGTACCGCGGCGTGCACGGCACGCGCGACGTCGTCTTCGTGAACCCGGCCGACCTGGACGAGCTCGGCCTGCGGGACGGGCAGCTGGTCGACATCGTGAGCGAGTTCGCGGGCGTGGAGCGGCGGGCGCCGGGCTTCCGGCTGGTGTCGTACCCGACCGCCCGCGGCTGCGTCGCGGCGTACTACCCGGAGACCAACGTGCTGATGTCCGCGGACGACGTGGCGAAGGAGAGCAACACCCCGGTCGCCAAGGGGCTCACGGTCCGGCTGGAGCCAGCCGCCTCCTGA
- a CDS encoding MFS transporter has protein sequence MSAAATLAGPWRGLSRAVWILVVARAVNRIGAFTLPFLGVVLVVEFGASLGEAGLILAVFGAATVPSRLLGGQLADRLGRRRTIVLGLTSCAVAQAWIALSSTLWSVVLATVLLGLAFEIYEPPSQATIADVTEPADRPAAYGLLGAAMAAAGVLAGLLAAAVSHWDLRWLFVADAITCLACAVLVAVALPADVRRDGGQTPPVAVWRDRRLLLLLAGGTVFATIYMQVIIGLPLTLLEQGLPESGTGFILAVSAASLILAQRFLRVQSLDDFRSIAIGYGLLAAGLVVTAFAQNMTVFLLATVLWSVGELFLLTRYLTQASGLAPGHGRGRYLAVFGLSWGIATTVAPLTVTQLLQYAGPEGLWLSSAAAAVTLAVLQPWFRRRLAPAGP, from the coding sequence ATGAGCGCTGCAGCGACGCTGGCCGGCCCCTGGCGGGGTCTGTCCCGGGCGGTGTGGATCCTGGTCGTGGCCCGCGCGGTCAACCGGATCGGCGCGTTCACGCTGCCGTTCCTCGGGGTGGTGCTCGTCGTCGAGTTCGGGGCGTCGCTCGGCGAGGCCGGGCTGATCCTGGCCGTCTTCGGTGCGGCGACCGTTCCGTCCCGGCTGCTCGGCGGTCAGCTCGCCGACCGTCTCGGTCGCCGCCGCACGATCGTGCTGGGCCTGACGAGTTGCGCCGTCGCCCAGGCCTGGATCGCGCTGAGCTCGACGCTGTGGTCCGTGGTGCTCGCCACCGTGCTGCTCGGCCTGGCCTTCGAGATCTACGAGCCGCCCAGTCAGGCGACGATCGCCGACGTCACCGAGCCCGCGGACCGGCCGGCGGCGTACGGGCTGCTCGGTGCGGCGATGGCGGCGGCCGGCGTCCTGGCCGGGCTGCTCGCTGCCGCGGTCAGCCACTGGGACCTGCGCTGGCTGTTCGTCGCGGACGCGATCACCTGCTTGGCCTGTGCCGTTCTGGTCGCGGTCGCGTTACCGGCCGACGTACGGCGGGACGGCGGGCAGACGCCTCCGGTCGCGGTGTGGCGAGACCGTCGGCTGCTCCTGCTGCTGGCCGGCGGCACCGTCTTCGCGACGATCTACATGCAGGTGATCATCGGTCTGCCACTCACTCTGCTCGAGCAAGGCCTGCCGGAGTCGGGGACCGGCTTCATCCTGGCCGTGTCCGCCGCCAGCCTGATCCTGGCCCAGCGCTTTCTGCGCGTGCAGTCCCTCGACGACTTCCGGTCGATCGCGATCGGTTACGGCCTGCTCGCCGCCGGCCTGGTCGTCACCGCCTTCGCGCAGAACATGACCGTGTTCCTGCTTGCCACTGTGCTGTGGAGTGTCGGCGAACTCTTCCTCCTGACGCGCTATCTCACCCAAGCGTCAGGTCTCGCGCCCGGCCACGGCCGGGGCCGGTACCTGGCTGTGTTCGGCCTGAGCTGGGGCATCGCGACGACCGTGGCGCCGCTGACCGTGACCCAGCTCCTGCAGTACGCCGGTCCGGAGGGGCTGTGGCTGTCCAGCGCTGCGGCGGCCGTGACGCTGGCTGTGCTGCAGCCCTGGTTCAGGAGGCGGCTGGCTCCAGCCGGACCGTGA
- a CDS encoding CGNR zinc finger domain-containing protein produces the protein MLAASVEYVNRLTPGYSGGVPFDAPADAAQAVSDALAAIGYPRPSVRTADARRLAALAARMRIVFEAAHSGDLDRAAAEINALLLDTNARPQLDRRENGWSLHFHGPDDGLVNGWAAGCAAGLALAVGSELAGRLGVCAAPQCDRVFVDVSRNGQRRFCSPQCQSRVKAAAHRARQSPTE, from the coding sequence GTGCTGGCCGCTTCGGTCGAGTACGTCAACCGCCTGACGCCCGGGTACTCCGGCGGCGTACCGTTCGACGCGCCCGCCGACGCGGCGCAAGCCGTCTCCGATGCGCTGGCGGCGATCGGCTACCCACGGCCGTCGGTCCGTACGGCTGACGCGCGCCGGCTCGCGGCGCTGGCCGCGCGGATGCGCATCGTGTTCGAGGCGGCGCACAGCGGCGATCTCGACCGGGCCGCCGCGGAGATCAACGCACTGCTGCTCGACACCAACGCGCGGCCGCAGCTAGACCGCAGGGAGAACGGCTGGAGCCTGCACTTCCACGGGCCCGACGACGGCCTCGTCAACGGCTGGGCCGCCGGTTGCGCGGCCGGCCTGGCGCTCGCGGTGGGCAGCGAGCTCGCCGGCCGGCTGGGCGTGTGCGCAGCGCCGCAGTGCGACCGGGTCTTCGTCGACGTCTCCCGCAACGGCCAGCGCCGCTTCTGCTCACCGCAGTGCCAGAGCCGGGTCAAGGCGGCCGCTCACCGCGCCCGGCAGTCGCCGACCGAGTGA
- a CDS encoding MMPL family transporter, with amino-acid sequence MRGQTRSRADGRAGRAGGQLTVRVARWSATHPWRAIGMWVVVVAACFALGSFTGTKESDNEGDIGEVTRADAIVKSGDFADPDVESVLITPRDGKLDQAEAQQVAKVVTERMRALGGVADVAQPILAPSKEALIVRVTLKDGDDENRVQPLLDTTAKVQQDHPDVRVEQVGGESIGKALEETLGEDFKRAEMFSLPITLAILLVAFGALIAASVPLVLALSAVAAAIGLSAAASQLVPAVDAVNSVILLIGMAVGVDYSLFYLRREREERAKGRGHVDAVEIAAATSGHAVVVSGTAVIISMAGLFLARDAVFSSFAVGSILVVAVAVVGSLTVLPAVLAKLGRWVDRPRIPLLWRLTARNDAPRFWPAVLKPALKHPVATLTVSVVALLAVAAPALGMTLKFPGTEDLPRDTAVMQAYDRLTAEFPSTGTSHQVAVRAPADQQAAVQAAVTDLVKRVQSDSLYAQDGLEQPRVSQDRTVTVLEVATPYEGGSDQARESLTKLRKELMPATVGQVPGAEYAVGGFVAADVDYAAHTRSKLPLVIGFVLLLTMIVMIVTFRSVVVAVTAILLNLLSAGAAYGVVTAVFQNTWAEGLLDFRSNGAVVSWLPLFLFVVLFGLSMDYHVFVVSRIREAVLRGVPTRQAVAEGITSSAGVVTSAAAVMIGVFAVFATLSTLDMKQLGVGLAVAILIDATIIRAVVLPAAMILLGDANWWAPKWFRRTPPKHAVTQAPEERELTPVG; translated from the coding sequence ATGAGGGGTCAGACGAGAAGCCGGGCCGACGGCCGGGCCGGTCGAGCGGGGGGCCAGCTGACGGTCCGGGTGGCGCGGTGGAGCGCGACCCATCCGTGGCGGGCGATCGGCATGTGGGTGGTCGTGGTCGCGGCGTGCTTCGCGCTCGGCTCGTTCACCGGGACCAAGGAGTCCGACAACGAGGGCGACATCGGCGAGGTGACCCGCGCCGACGCGATCGTGAAATCCGGCGACTTCGCCGATCCCGACGTCGAGAGCGTGCTGATCACGCCCCGGGACGGCAAGCTCGACCAGGCCGAGGCCCAGCAGGTGGCGAAGGTCGTGACGGAGCGGATGCGCGCCCTCGGTGGGGTCGCGGACGTCGCCCAGCCGATCCTCGCGCCGAGCAAGGAAGCGCTGATCGTCAGGGTCACCCTGAAGGACGGCGACGACGAGAACCGGGTCCAGCCGTTGCTGGACACCACCGCGAAGGTCCAGCAGGACCATCCGGACGTCCGGGTCGAGCAGGTCGGCGGCGAGTCGATCGGCAAGGCGCTCGAGGAGACGCTGGGGGAGGACTTCAAGCGGGCCGAGATGTTCAGCCTGCCGATCACGCTGGCGATCCTGCTGGTCGCGTTCGGCGCGCTGATCGCGGCCTCGGTGCCGTTGGTGCTGGCCCTGTCCGCCGTCGCCGCGGCGATCGGGCTGTCGGCCGCGGCGTCGCAGCTGGTACCGGCGGTGGACGCGGTCAACAGCGTCATCCTGCTGATCGGCATGGCGGTCGGCGTCGACTACTCGTTGTTCTACCTGCGCCGGGAGCGTGAGGAACGGGCCAAGGGCCGCGGCCACGTGGACGCGGTCGAGATCGCCGCGGCGACCTCCGGCCACGCCGTCGTGGTCTCCGGTACGGCGGTGATCATCTCGATGGCCGGGTTGTTCCTGGCCCGGGACGCGGTGTTCTCCTCGTTCGCGGTCGGCTCGATCCTGGTCGTCGCGGTCGCGGTGGTCGGCTCGCTGACCGTGCTGCCGGCCGTGCTGGCCAAGCTCGGCCGCTGGGTGGACCGCCCGCGGATCCCGCTGCTGTGGCGGCTCACCGCTCGCAACGACGCTCCGCGCTTCTGGCCGGCCGTGCTCAAGCCGGCGTTGAAGCACCCGGTCGCCACGCTGACGGTCTCCGTCGTCGCACTGCTCGCGGTCGCCGCCCCGGCGCTCGGCATGACGCTGAAGTTCCCGGGCACCGAGGACCTGCCGCGGGACACCGCGGTCATGCAGGCGTACGACCGGCTGACCGCCGAGTTCCCGAGCACGGGCACCAGCCACCAGGTCGCCGTCCGCGCTCCGGCGGACCAGCAGGCCGCGGTCCAGGCGGCGGTGACCGACCTGGTCAAGCGGGTGCAGAGCGATTCGCTGTACGCCCAGGACGGGTTGGAGCAGCCGCGGGTCTCGCAGGACCGCACGGTGACCGTGCTGGAGGTGGCCACGCCGTACGAGGGGGGCAGTGACCAGGCGCGGGAGTCGCTGACCAAGCTGCGCAAGGAGCTGATGCCGGCGACGGTCGGCCAGGTGCCGGGCGCGGAGTACGCCGTCGGCGGGTTCGTCGCGGCGGACGTGGACTACGCGGCGCACACCCGGTCGAAGCTGCCGCTGGTGATCGGCTTCGTGCTGCTGCTGACGATGATCGTGATGATCGTGACCTTCCGGTCCGTGGTGGTCGCGGTGACCGCGATCCTGCTGAACCTGCTCAGCGCCGGCGCGGCGTACGGGGTGGTGACGGCGGTGTTTCAAAACACCTGGGCCGAGGGGTTGCTGGACTTCCGGTCGAACGGCGCGGTGGTGTCGTGGCTGCCACTGTTCCTCTTCGTGGTGCTGTTCGGGTTGTCGATGGACTACCACGTGTTCGTGGTCAGCCGGATCCGCGAGGCGGTACTGCGCGGGGTGCCGACCCGGCAGGCGGTGGCCGAGGGCATCACCAGCTCGGCCGGAGTGGTGACCAGCGCGGCGGCGGTGATGATCGGGGTGTTCGCGGTCTTCGCCACGCTGAGCACGCTGGACATGAAGCAACTCGGTGTCGGCCTGGCGGTCGCCATCCTGATCGACGCGACGATCATCCGGGCCGTGGTGCTGCCGGCTGCGATGATCCTGCTCGGCGACGCGAACTGGTGGGCCCCGAAGTGGTTTCGGCGGACGCCGCCGAAGCATGCGGTCACGCAGGCGCCGGAGGAGCGTGAGCTGACTCCGGTCGGCTGA